A single Streptomyces sp. 2114.4 DNA region contains:
- a CDS encoding PTS sugar transporter subunit IIA: MAALNDLLPQAAVRLDVRVADWREAIRTAGELLVETGATTEAYTAEMIRNVEENGPYLVIAPGFAFAHARPSPAVRRTGMSWVRLAQPVEFGHESNDPVQLVVGLAAEDSGAHTAAMAALARLLADPATAQALQDAAGPDGLHAVLAGPEGEGEADGDDRLRGEDVVPEPSVPGEAVRERSVPGEAVPEGAVREQPGVAPRAVHKILTVCGNGVGTSLFLKNTLEQVLDRWGWSRHVTVEATDTISAKGKASEAVAILTSREIARTLGEVGVPVKVVEDFTSGPEVDRILRDTYDV; encoded by the coding sequence ATGGCAGCGCTGAATGATCTTCTCCCGCAGGCGGCCGTACGCCTCGATGTCCGGGTGGCGGACTGGCGGGAAGCGATACGTACGGCCGGTGAGCTGCTGGTGGAGACGGGTGCCACCACCGAGGCCTACACCGCGGAGATGATCCGCAATGTCGAGGAGAACGGGCCGTACCTCGTCATTGCGCCGGGCTTCGCGTTCGCCCACGCCCGTCCCTCGCCCGCCGTGCGCCGGACCGGGATGTCCTGGGTCCGCCTGGCGCAGCCGGTGGAGTTCGGTCATGAGTCGAATGACCCGGTGCAGCTGGTCGTGGGACTCGCCGCCGAGGACTCCGGGGCGCATACGGCGGCGATGGCCGCACTCGCGCGGTTGCTCGCCGATCCGGCGACCGCGCAGGCTCTGCAGGACGCTGCCGGTCCGGACGGGCTGCATGCGGTGCTGGCCGGGCCGGAGGGCGAGGGCGAAGCCGATGGCGATGACCGGTTGCGGGGCGAGGATGTCGTACCGGAGCCGTCCGTACCGGGCGAGGCTGTGCGCGAACGGTCCGTCCCCGGCGAGGCCGTACCCGAAGGTGCCGTACGTGAGCAGCCCGGAGTCGCCCCGCGGGCGGTACACAAGATCCTCACGGTGTGCGGCAACGGCGTGGGCACCAGTCTGTTCCTGAAGAACACGCTGGAGCAGGTGCTCGACCGCTGGGGCTGGTCCCGCCATGTGACGGTGGAGGCGACCGACACCATCTCGGCCAAGGGCAAGGCGTCCGAGGCCGTCGCGATCCTCACCTCCCGGGAGATCGCCAGGACGCTGGGGGAGGTCGGCGTACCGGTAAAGGTCGTGGAGGACTTCACCAGTGGTCCCGAGGTCGACCGCATCCTCCGCGACACCTATGACGTGTGA
- the gntA gene encoding guanitoxin biosynthesis heme-dependent pre-guanitoxin N-hydroxylase GntA — protein MNEPGTAIRTELERFIQTREFSCLGARAAVKRRALTHRHYRRMGDEASAAENHRDLVEYVEAVRPLLSGQSFRTFVATFDEPGMVDERAYEELIWRHLQLMHDLDSRTFGLDTGASSDPDRPNFGFHAGGHAFFVVGMHPGSSRASRRFTTSAIAFNSLAQFMFLGENFYSMQDAIRRREAKNNGSVNPSFIEYEYEQPARHFSGRFTEEDWKCPYTSRHAPATEDFTEGLLQHGR, from the coding sequence ATGAATGAACCCGGCACTGCGATACGCACCGAACTGGAACGATTCATTCAGACGCGGGAGTTCAGCTGTCTCGGCGCACGCGCCGCAGTGAAGCGCCGCGCCCTCACGCACCGGCACTACCGAAGAATGGGCGACGAGGCCTCGGCGGCGGAAAATCACCGCGACCTCGTGGAGTACGTCGAGGCGGTCCGTCCGCTGCTGTCCGGTCAGAGCTTCCGTACGTTTGTCGCGACGTTCGACGAGCCAGGAATGGTGGACGAACGCGCCTACGAGGAGCTCATCTGGCGGCATCTGCAACTCATGCACGACCTCGACAGCCGGACCTTCGGCCTGGACACGGGCGCGTCCTCCGACCCCGACCGGCCCAATTTCGGCTTCCATGCGGGCGGGCACGCCTTCTTCGTCGTGGGGATGCACCCCGGTTCGTCCCGGGCGAGCCGGCGCTTCACGACCTCGGCAATCGCCTTCAATTCCCTCGCACAGTTCATGTTCCTCGGCGAGAATTTCTACTCGATGCAGGACGCGATCCGCAGACGTGAGGCCAAGAACAACGGTTCCGTCAATCCGAGTTTCATCGAGTACGAATACGAGCAGCCCGCACGGCACTTCTCCGGCCGGTTCACGGAGGAGGACTGGAAGTGCCCTTATACCTCACGGCACGCACCGGCTACCGAGGACTTCACCGAGGGGCTTCTCCAGCATGGGCGGTGA
- a CDS encoding PTS ascorbate transporter subunit IIC has protein sequence MDWLIPLATFLVNEILSQPAYLVGLITAAGLIALKKTAGQVVGGAIKATLGFLLIGAGAGLVVSSLGPLGGMIHGATGAHGVIPTNEAIVGIAQARFGARVAWLMILGFAVALMLARFTPLRYVFLTGHHMLFMATLLTIVLAPSGRSSVSVVVVGGLLLGILLVAMPAFAHPWTKRITGNNSIAIGHFGTAGYVVAGAAGQLVGKRSRSTEDMKLPEGLRFLRDSMVATALSMVLIYVIMSLAYLARVGRATAFKSFAAGGGSAAGDLGNYVMQSVMQGLQFGIAVAVILFGVRTILGELVPAFQGIAGKLVPGAVPSLDAPIVFPYAQNAVLIGFLASFAGGLVSLALLAWVGHPALGLALVLPGLVPHFFTGGAAGVYGNATGGRRGAAVGAFLNGVLITFLPALLLKVLGAFGKENTTFGDADFGWFGTLIGTAARAGGTAGILVMPALGAVLLGAAILFQKRVVDTGWDPGARRDAFLPGAASAASAATLSSGTAAASAPVPVPGHAKIAPPAGAPAPPPPPATG, from the coding sequence ATGGACTGGCTCATACCCCTCGCCACGTTTCTCGTGAACGAGATCCTCAGCCAACCCGCGTATCTGGTCGGCCTGATCACGGCGGCCGGTCTGATCGCGCTGAAGAAGACCGCAGGTCAGGTGGTCGGAGGTGCGATCAAGGCGACGCTCGGCTTTCTGCTGATCGGCGCCGGGGCGGGGCTGGTGGTCAGCTCTCTCGGCCCGCTGGGCGGCATGATCCACGGGGCGACCGGGGCGCATGGGGTGATCCCGACCAACGAGGCGATCGTCGGCATCGCCCAGGCGCGGTTCGGCGCCCGCGTCGCCTGGCTGATGATCCTCGGCTTTGCGGTCGCCTTGATGCTGGCCCGCTTCACCCCACTGCGGTATGTGTTCCTGACCGGCCACCACATGCTGTTCATGGCCACCTTGCTGACCATAGTCCTGGCCCCTTCCGGCCGCTCCTCGGTGAGCGTGGTGGTCGTCGGCGGACTGCTGCTGGGCATCCTGCTGGTCGCGATGCCGGCGTTCGCGCACCCCTGGACCAAGCGCATCACCGGCAACAACAGCATCGCCATCGGCCACTTCGGCACCGCCGGCTACGTCGTCGCGGGCGCCGCCGGACAACTCGTCGGCAAGCGCAGCCGCAGTACGGAGGACATGAAGCTGCCCGAGGGCCTGCGCTTTCTGCGGGACTCGATGGTCGCCACGGCGCTGTCCATGGTGCTGATCTACGTCATCATGTCGCTGGCCTACCTGGCGCGAGTGGGCCGGGCGACGGCGTTCAAGTCGTTCGCGGCGGGCGGCGGCAGCGCGGCCGGCGACCTCGGCAACTACGTCATGCAGTCCGTCATGCAGGGCCTGCAGTTCGGGATCGCGGTCGCGGTGATCCTCTTCGGCGTCCGGACGATCCTGGGCGAACTGGTCCCCGCGTTCCAGGGCATCGCGGGCAAGCTCGTACCGGGCGCGGTGCCGTCCCTGGACGCCCCGATCGTCTTCCCGTACGCGCAGAACGCGGTGCTCATCGGCTTTCTCGCCAGCTTCGCCGGCGGCCTGGTCAGCCTCGCCCTGCTGGCCTGGGTGGGCCATCCGGCGCTCGGTCTCGCACTGGTCCTGCCGGGGCTCGTACCGCACTTCTTCACCGGGGGAGCGGCCGGCGTATACGGCAACGCCACCGGTGGCCGGCGCGGTGCGGCGGTGGGCGCTTTCCTGAACGGTGTGCTGATCACGTTCCTGCCCGCGCTGCTGCTCAAGGTGCTCGGTGCGTTCGGCAAGGAGAACACCACGTTCGGCGATGCCGACTTCGGCTGGTTCGGCACTCTGATCGGCACCGCCGCCAGGGCGGGCGGCACCGCCGGCATCCTCGTGATGCCGGCCCTGGGCGCCGTACTCCTGGGGGCGGCGATCCTCTTCCAGAAGCGGGTCGTGGACACCGGCTGGGACCCGGGCGCCCGCCGCGATGCCTTCCTGCCGGGCGCGGCATCCGCGGCATCCGCGGCAACCCTGTCATCCGGCACGGCTGCGGCCTCGGCGCCGGTCCCGGTACCAGGTCATGCGAAGATCGCGCCGCCGGCGGGGGCGCCGGCCCCGCCACCGCCACCCGCGACCGGCTGA
- a CDS encoding ATP-binding cassette domain-containing protein, whose amino-acid sequence MTCDDEERQERASGPAPDETAPDAVSCRALRYAFGETKAVDGVDLSVRPGEVFGLLGPNGAGKTTAIRCITTLLPVPSGMVRVFGHDAAKERMAVRRLLGYVPQQLSADAGLTGRENVALFARVFDVPRRERAARVTQALEAVGLTDAAGRLAKTYSGGMIRRLELAQALVSAPRLLMLDEPTIGLDPIARTSVWEHINAVRAATGMTVLVTTHYMDEADQYCDRLALMHRGRIRALGTPDELRSALRARRAAAASPADPAATSPSAAPAPAAAASSDSSPSSPSPSSSSPSSAPSGSSDAVPTLEDVFRDVAGSGLDEQSGDFRDVRSTRRTAHRVG is encoded by the coding sequence ATGACCTGCGACGACGAAGAACGGCAGGAGCGGGCGTCCGGCCCCGCCCCGGACGAGACCGCCCCCGACGCCGTGAGCTGCCGGGCCCTGCGCTACGCCTTCGGTGAGACCAAGGCCGTGGACGGCGTCGATCTCTCCGTCCGCCCCGGCGAGGTCTTCGGCCTGCTCGGCCCCAACGGAGCGGGCAAGACCACCGCGATCCGCTGTATCACCACCCTCCTGCCCGTCCCCTCCGGCATGGTGCGGGTATTCGGGCACGACGCGGCGAAGGAGCGGATGGCGGTGCGCCGGCTGCTGGGGTACGTACCGCAGCAGCTGTCCGCGGATGCCGGGCTGACCGGCCGCGAGAACGTCGCCCTGTTCGCCCGGGTCTTCGATGTCCCGCGCCGTGAGCGCGCCGCACGCGTCACCCAGGCACTGGAGGCCGTCGGCCTCACCGACGCAGCCGGCCGGCTCGCGAAGACGTACTCCGGCGGTATGATCCGTCGCCTCGAACTCGCCCAGGCCCTGGTCAGTGCGCCCCGTCTGCTGATGCTCGACGAGCCGACGATCGGCCTCGACCCGATCGCCCGCACCAGCGTCTGGGAGCACATCAACGCCGTACGGGCGGCCACCGGCATGACCGTCCTGGTGACCACGCACTACATGGACGAGGCCGACCAGTACTGCGACCGCCTCGCCCTGATGCACCGCGGGCGGATCCGCGCCCTCGGTACCCCCGATGAGCTCCGGTCCGCCCTGCGTGCCCGCCGCGCGGCCGCGGCCTCGCCCGCCGACCCCGCGGCAACGAGCCCTTCGGCCGCCCCGGCACCAGCGGCTGCCGCCTCATCGGACTCATCCCCCTCCTCTCCCTCCCCCTCTTCCTCCTCTCCCTCATCGGCCCCCTCGGGCTCGTCCGATGCCGTGCCGACGCTGGAGGACGTCTTCCGGGACGTCGCCGGCAGCGGTCTCGACGAGCAGTCAGGAGACTTCCGAGATGTCCGAAGCACCCGCCGCACCGCACACCGCGTCGGCTGA
- a CDS encoding ABC transporter permease, with amino-acid sequence MSEAPAAPHTASAEPATGPGRLDLLLVPPRARTGWRVLPARIVAMCVVELQKLRHDRTELYTRAVQPALWLLVFGETFTRIKAIPTGGTPYIDYLAPGIIAQSAMFIAIFYGIMIIWERDAGILTKLLVTPTPRSALIAGKAFAAGVKALIQAVVVIVIAALLGVAMTWNPLRLLAVAVAVILGSAFFSCLSMTIAGIVLTRDRLMGIGQAITMPLFFASNALYPVAIMPGWLQTVSRINPLSYQVDALRGLLLGTHAHLAEDFTVLVAAAVLGIAAASSLLGRLAR; translated from the coding sequence ATGTCCGAAGCACCCGCCGCACCGCACACCGCGTCGGCTGAACCGGCCACCGGTCCCGGCCGCCTGGACCTGCTGCTGGTACCGCCGCGTGCCCGCACCGGCTGGCGGGTGCTGCCCGCCAGAATCGTCGCGATGTGCGTGGTCGAACTGCAGAAGCTGCGCCACGACCGGACGGAGCTCTACACCCGCGCCGTCCAGCCCGCCCTGTGGCTCCTGGTCTTCGGCGAGACCTTCACCCGTATCAAGGCCATCCCGACCGGCGGCACCCCGTACATCGACTATCTGGCGCCCGGCATCATCGCCCAGTCGGCCATGTTCATCGCGATCTTCTACGGCATCATGATCATTTGGGAGCGGGACGCCGGCATCCTCACCAAGCTGCTGGTGACACCGACCCCACGCTCCGCCCTGATCGCCGGGAAGGCCTTCGCCGCCGGGGTGAAGGCGCTGATCCAGGCCGTCGTGGTGATCGTCATCGCCGCACTGCTCGGGGTGGCCATGACCTGGAACCCTCTACGGCTCCTGGCCGTCGCTGTCGCGGTGATCCTCGGCTCGGCCTTCTTCTCCTGCCTGTCCATGACGATTGCCGGGATCGTGCTCACCCGCGACCGCCTGATGGGCATCGGCCAGGCCATCACCATGCCGTTGTTCTTCGCCTCCAATGCTCTCTACCCGGTGGCGATCATGCCCGGCTGGCTCCAGACGGTCAGCAGGATCAACCCCCTGAGCTACCAGGTCGATGCCCTCCGCGGCCTGCTCCTGGGAACCCACGCCCATCTGGCTGAGGACTTCACCGTCCTGGTGGCCGCCGCCGTACTGGGCATCGCCGCGGCCTCCTCGCTCCTGGGACGCCTGGCTCGCTGA
- a CDS encoding RNA polymerase sigma factor SigF, whose protein sequence is MTTIVSGTTTGQRDADTDSVLPEVTQPQKVAPRDAKELSKQFFERLQVLEEGTHEYQYARNTLIEMNMSMVRYVARRYRNRGDDMEDVIQVGTIGLIKAIDRFELSREVEFSTFAVPYILGEIKRFFRDTGWAVHVPRRLQELRSDLAKAKEHLAATLDRDPTVRELAAHLDLSEDEVIEGIVAANGYTAGSLDTPADPDPSEQRRTLVDVLGDNDPALEAVEDLHVLAPLLETLDARERRLIELRFGQEMTQSQIGAELGVSQMHVSRLLTRTLSKLRAGMFTER, encoded by the coding sequence ATGACCACCATCGTGAGCGGGACCACGACCGGGCAGCGGGATGCCGACACGGACTCCGTACTGCCGGAGGTGACGCAACCGCAGAAGGTGGCCCCGCGCGACGCGAAGGAGTTGTCGAAGCAGTTCTTCGAGCGGCTTCAGGTCCTCGAGGAGGGGACGCACGAGTACCAGTACGCCCGCAACACCCTCATCGAGATGAACATGTCGATGGTGCGCTACGTCGCCCGTCGCTACCGCAACCGCGGCGATGACATGGAAGACGTCATCCAGGTGGGCACGATCGGTCTGATCAAGGCCATCGACCGGTTCGAGCTCTCGCGTGAGGTGGAGTTCTCCACCTTCGCCGTTCCCTACATCCTCGGGGAGATCAAGCGGTTCTTCCGCGACACCGGCTGGGCGGTCCACGTGCCCCGCCGCCTCCAGGAACTGCGCAGCGACCTGGCCAAGGCCAAGGAGCACCTTGCTGCCACCCTCGACCGCGACCCCACCGTCCGTGAACTGGCCGCCCATCTCGACCTGTCGGAGGACGAGGTCATCGAGGGCATCGTCGCCGCCAACGGCTACACCGCCGGCTCGCTCGACACCCCCGCCGACCCGGACCCGTCCGAGCAGCGCCGCACCCTCGTCGATGTGCTGGGGGACAACGACCCGGCGCTGGAGGCCGTCGAAGACCTGCATGTGCTGGCTCCGCTGCTCGAGACGCTCGACGCACGTGAACGACGCCTGATCGAGCTGCGCTTCGGCCAGGAGATGACCCAGTCGCAGATCGGTGCCGAGCTCGGGGTCTCCCAGATGCATGTCTCCCGGCTGCTCACCCGTACGCTGTCCAAGCTCCGCGCCGGAATGTTCACCGAGCGTTGA
- a CDS encoding class I SAM-dependent methyltransferase, whose amino-acid sequence MEAITVEHVSGLYAKYQDDLRVVRDAQRKFLRDRGKSMKAQLDDYEAEITYLLLRDVRPEVVVEVGTFYGWSTMWILSALRDNGIGHLHSFDIVDNVVRNVPAELSADRWTFTKGDIQQHPEKIPAETDYLFIDADHGSRFAHWYIENLFPAVPPRTPTSVHDVFHGRRPKPFSEGSVIVKWLAEQNIEFFTPSTAKAPQVTRQLAAVKKELGLDEPVRDSDHNPMIFFTLP is encoded by the coding sequence ATGGAAGCCATAACTGTCGAGCACGTCAGCGGTCTGTATGCGAAGTACCAGGACGACCTGCGGGTGGTGCGTGACGCGCAGCGGAAGTTTCTCCGGGACCGTGGAAAGTCGATGAAGGCGCAGCTCGACGACTACGAGGCGGAGATCACGTATCTGCTCCTCCGCGATGTGCGCCCCGAAGTCGTGGTGGAGGTCGGGACCTTCTACGGCTGGTCCACGATGTGGATCCTCAGCGCCCTCCGTGACAACGGGATCGGCCATCTGCACTCGTTCGACATCGTCGACAACGTGGTACGCAATGTGCCTGCCGAACTCTCCGCGGACCGCTGGACGTTCACGAAGGGGGACATCCAGCAGCACCCGGAGAAGATCCCTGCCGAGACGGACTACCTCTTCATCGACGCGGACCACGGGTCTCGTTTTGCCCACTGGTACATCGAGAACCTGTTCCCCGCCGTCCCTCCGCGGACGCCCACCAGCGTCCACGACGTGTTCCACGGCCGGCGCCCCAAGCCGTTCAGCGAAGGGTCGGTCATCGTGAAGTGGCTGGCCGAGCAGAACATCGAGTTCTTCACGCCGTCCACGGCGAAGGCGCCTCAGGTAACCCGACAACTGGCTGCCGTCAAGAAGGAATTGGGGCTCGACGAGCCGGTACGGGACAGCGACCACAACCCGATGATCTTCTTCACGCTTCCGTAG